A part of Arachis hypogaea cultivar Tifrunner chromosome 12, arahy.Tifrunner.gnm2.J5K5, whole genome shotgun sequence genomic DNA contains:
- the LOC112728116 gene encoding uncharacterized protein isoform X2 — MLVIGQSLQETTLDETQNPNGFLEENLMNPFKNAIFSKKKIDWSCISTTCKQWIKNPLNMALLLWITCVIISGAILFLVMTGMLNRILTKKSQRDEWFEANNQILNALFTLMCLYQHPKRFYHLVLLLRWKQEDITILRNLYCKNGNPKPHEFFHMMVVIVLLHVNCFAQYALCSLNLGFDRSKRPAVGVGICISIAIAAPIFAGLYCFVSPLGKEYESDEVHCSTSSRLPSEMSFSFASRNDHGLVVIEYAPEWRGGLFDLKQNLSVAYQTLFCGFCTFGRNMKRLHFGNIYVHISTFFLFCMAPFCIFNLAALHIDDENLRRIMGFIGILLSVFGLLYGGYWRIQMRKRFNLPPNNNSKLCCGNQNVRDCMQWLLCCWCSLAQEVRTVEFYDIVEDKFSCKNQNHGMFNSSSLWSSPSLSNKVCSEEYSDYHHYYSGEKQKNHVMEAPIALRINVEDSVIRRT; from the exons ATGCTAGTGATTGGACAAAGCTTGCAAGAAACAACCTTGGATGAAACTCAAAACCCAAATGGTTTTCTTGAG GAAAATCTTATGAATCCTTTCAAGAATGCTATTTTTTCCAAGAAGAAGATTGATTGGTCATGTATTAGCACAACTTGCAAGCAATGGATCAAGAATCCTTTGAACATGGCACTTCTTCTATGGATAACTTGTGTCATCATCTCCGGCGCGATTCTCTTCCTAGTTATGACAGGAATGCTAAACAGAatcctcaccaagaaatcccaaAGAGATGAATGGTTTGAAGCAAACAACCAAATCCTCAATGCTCTATTCACTCTCATGTGTCTATACCAACATCCGAAGAGATTCTAccatcttgttcttcttcttaggTGGAAACAAGAAGACATAACAATCCTCAGAAACTTGTATTGCAAGAATGGAAATCCCAAGCCTCATGAATTTTTCCACATGATGGTTGTTATTGTATTACTCCATGTTAATTGCTTTGCTCAATATGCATTATGCAGCCTTAATTTAGGGTTCGACCGGTCTAAAAGGCCGGCCGTTGGAGTTGGTATATGCATCTCGATCGCAATTGCTGCTCCAATTTTCGCAGGACTATACTGCTTTGTTAGCCCTCTAGGCAAGGAATATGAATCTGATGAAGTACATTGTTCAACCAGTTCAAGATTACCGTCCGAAATGAGCTTTTCTTTTGCATCAAGAAATGATCATGGCCTTGTTGTTATTGAGTATGCACCTGAATGGAGAGGAGGGCTATTTGATCTTAAGCAAAATCTTTCTGTTGCATACCAAACACTCTTCTGTGGTTTTTGCACTTTTGGAAGGAACATGAAAAGGCTTCACTTTGGTAACATTTATGTTCACATTTcaactttttttctattttgtatgGCACCCTTTTGCATCTTTAATCTTGCTGCATTGCACATTGATGATGAGAATCTAAGAAGAATCATGGGGTTCATTGGTATATTGCTTTCAGTTTTTGGTTTACTCTATGGTGGATATTGGAGGATTCAAATGAGGAAAAGGTTCAATTTGCCACCAAATAATAATAGTAAACTTTGTTGTGGGAATCAAAATGTTAGAGATTGCATGCAATGGCTATTGTGTTGTTGGTGTTCTCTTGCACAAGAAGTTAGAACAGTGGAATTCTATGACATAGTTGAAGATAAATTCTCATGCAAAAATCAGAATCATGGAATGTTCAATTCTTCTTCACTTTGGAGCAGTCCTAGTTTGTCTAATAAGGTTTGCTCTGAAGAGTACTCCgattatcatcattattattctggagagaaacagaaaaatcaTGTTATGGAGGCTCCAATTGCACTGAGAATTAATGTGGAAGATAGTGTCATTAGAAGAACATGA
- the LOC112728116 gene encoding uncharacterized protein isoform X1 — MLVIGQSLQETTLDETQNPNGFLEVNDERLHQKLNNRMLRIISNMFKPQRLISHFLQENLMNPFKNAIFSKKKIDWSCISTTCKQWIKNPLNMALLLWITCVIISGAILFLVMTGMLNRILTKKSQRDEWFEANNQILNALFTLMCLYQHPKRFYHLVLLLRWKQEDITILRNLYCKNGNPKPHEFFHMMVVIVLLHVNCFAQYALCSLNLGFDRSKRPAVGVGICISIAIAAPIFAGLYCFVSPLGKEYESDEVHCSTSSRLPSEMSFSFASRNDHGLVVIEYAPEWRGGLFDLKQNLSVAYQTLFCGFCTFGRNMKRLHFGNIYVHISTFFLFCMAPFCIFNLAALHIDDENLRRIMGFIGILLSVFGLLYGGYWRIQMRKRFNLPPNNNSKLCCGNQNVRDCMQWLLCCWCSLAQEVRTVEFYDIVEDKFSCKNQNHGMFNSSSLWSSPSLSNKVCSEEYSDYHHYYSGEKQKNHVMEAPIALRINVEDSVIRRT; from the coding sequence ATGCTAGTGATTGGACAAAGCTTGCAAGAAACAACCTTGGATGAAACTCAAAACCCAAATGGTTTTCTTGAGGTTAATGATGAAAGGCTTCATCAAAAACTGAACAACAGAATGTTGAGAATTATTTCCAACATGTTCAAACCTCAGAGACTCATTTCACATTTTTTACAGGAAAATCTTATGAATCCTTTCAAGAATGCTATTTTTTCCAAGAAGAAGATTGATTGGTCATGTATTAGCACAACTTGCAAGCAATGGATCAAGAATCCTTTGAACATGGCACTTCTTCTATGGATAACTTGTGTCATCATCTCCGGCGCGATTCTCTTCCTAGTTATGACAGGAATGCTAAACAGAatcctcaccaagaaatcccaaAGAGATGAATGGTTTGAAGCAAACAACCAAATCCTCAATGCTCTATTCACTCTCATGTGTCTATACCAACATCCGAAGAGATTCTAccatcttgttcttcttcttaggTGGAAACAAGAAGACATAACAATCCTCAGAAACTTGTATTGCAAGAATGGAAATCCCAAGCCTCATGAATTTTTCCACATGATGGTTGTTATTGTATTACTCCATGTTAATTGCTTTGCTCAATATGCATTATGCAGCCTTAATTTAGGGTTCGACCGGTCTAAAAGGCCGGCCGTTGGAGTTGGTATATGCATCTCGATCGCAATTGCTGCTCCAATTTTCGCAGGACTATACTGCTTTGTTAGCCCTCTAGGCAAGGAATATGAATCTGATGAAGTACATTGTTCAACCAGTTCAAGATTACCGTCCGAAATGAGCTTTTCTTTTGCATCAAGAAATGATCATGGCCTTGTTGTTATTGAGTATGCACCTGAATGGAGAGGAGGGCTATTTGATCTTAAGCAAAATCTTTCTGTTGCATACCAAACACTCTTCTGTGGTTTTTGCACTTTTGGAAGGAACATGAAAAGGCTTCACTTTGGTAACATTTATGTTCACATTTcaactttttttctattttgtatgGCACCCTTTTGCATCTTTAATCTTGCTGCATTGCACATTGATGATGAGAATCTAAGAAGAATCATGGGGTTCATTGGTATATTGCTTTCAGTTTTTGGTTTACTCTATGGTGGATATTGGAGGATTCAAATGAGGAAAAGGTTCAATTTGCCACCAAATAATAATAGTAAACTTTGTTGTGGGAATCAAAATGTTAGAGATTGCATGCAATGGCTATTGTGTTGTTGGTGTTCTCTTGCACAAGAAGTTAGAACAGTGGAATTCTATGACATAGTTGAAGATAAATTCTCATGCAAAAATCAGAATCATGGAATGTTCAATTCTTCTTCACTTTGGAGCAGTCCTAGTTTGTCTAATAAGGTTTGCTCTGAAGAGTACTCCgattatcatcattattattctggagagaaacagaaaaatcaTGTTATGGAGGCTCCAATTGCACTGAGAATTAATGTGGAAGATAGTGTCATTAGAAGAACATGA
- the LOC112728116 gene encoding uncharacterized protein isoform X3 translates to MLVIGQSLQETTLDETQNPNGFLEVNDERLHQKLNNRMLRIISNMFKPQRLISHFLQENLMNPFKNAIFSKKKIDWSCISTTCKQWIKNPLNMALLLWITCVIISGAILFLVMTGMLNRILTKKSQRDEWFEANNQILNALFTLMCLYQHPKRFYHLVLLLRWKQEDITILRNLYCKNGNPKPHEFFHMMVVIVLLHVNCFAQYALCSLNLGFDRSKRPAVGVGICISIAIAAPIFAGLYCFVSPLGKEYESDEVHCSTSSRLPSEMSFSFASRNDHGLVVIEYAPEWRGGLFDLKQNLSVAYQTLFCGFCTFGRNMKRLHFVFGLLYGGYWRIQMRKRFNLPPNNNSKLCCGNQNVRDCMQWLLCCWCSLAQEVRTVEFYDIVEDKFSCKNQNHGMFNSSSLWSSPSLSNKVCSEEYSDYHHYYSGEKQKNHVMEAPIALRINVEDSVIRRT, encoded by the exons ATGCTAGTGATTGGACAAAGCTTGCAAGAAACAACCTTGGATGAAACTCAAAACCCAAATGGTTTTCTTGAGGTTAATGATGAAAGGCTTCATCAAAAACTGAACAACAGAATGTTGAGAATTATTTCCAACATGTTCAAACCTCAGAGACTCATTTCACATTTTTTACAGGAAAATCTTATGAATCCTTTCAAGAATGCTATTTTTTCCAAGAAGAAGATTGATTGGTCATGTATTAGCACAACTTGCAAGCAATGGATCAAGAATCCTTTGAACATGGCACTTCTTCTATGGATAACTTGTGTCATCATCTCCGGCGCGATTCTCTTCCTAGTTATGACAGGAATGCTAAACAGAatcctcaccaagaaatcccaaAGAGATGAATGGTTTGAAGCAAACAACCAAATCCTCAATGCTCTATTCACTCTCATGTGTCTATACCAACATCCGAAGAGATTCTAccatcttgttcttcttcttaggTGGAAACAAGAAGACATAACAATCCTCAGAAACTTGTATTGCAAGAATGGAAATCCCAAGCCTCATGAATTTTTCCACATGATGGTTGTTATTGTATTACTCCATGTTAATTGCTTTGCTCAATATGCATTATGCAGCCTTAATTTAGGGTTCGACCGGTCTAAAAGGCCGGCCGTTGGAGTTGGTATATGCATCTCGATCGCAATTGCTGCTCCAATTTTCGCAGGACTATACTGCTTTGTTAGCCCTCTAGGCAAGGAATATGAATCTGATGAAGTACATTGTTCAACCAGTTCAAGATTACCGTCCGAAATGAGCTTTTCTTTTGCATCAAGAAATGATCATGGCCTTGTTGTTATTGAGTATGCACCTGAATGGAGAGGAGGGCTATTTGATCTTAAGCAAAATCTTTCTGTTGCATACCAAACACTCTTCTGTGGTTTTTGCACTTTTGGAAGGAACATGAAAAGGCTTCACTTTG TTTTTGGTTTACTCTATGGTGGATATTGGAGGATTCAAATGAGGAAAAGGTTCAATTTGCCACCAAATAATAATAGTAAACTTTGTTGTGGGAATCAAAATGTTAGAGATTGCATGCAATGGCTATTGTGTTGTTGGTGTTCTCTTGCACAAGAAGTTAGAACAGTGGAATTCTATGACATAGTTGAAGATAAATTCTCATGCAAAAATCAGAATCATGGAATGTTCAATTCTTCTTCACTTTGGAGCAGTCCTAGTTTGTCTAATAAGGTTTGCTCTGAAGAGTACTCCgattatcatcattattattctggagagaaacagaaaaatcaTGTTATGGAGGCTCCAATTGCACTGAGAATTAATGTGGAAGATAGTGTCATTAGAAGAACATGA
- the LOC112730478 gene encoding pentatricopeptide repeat-containing protein At2g20710, mitochondrial-like has protein sequence MSEKGYSEPVISSFLKLDDIEHAKSIFEEWESRNRYFRNFIIPNMMIAAYSRKGNMEEAEAIVNRTIMKGGKPNLWTWSGLLLGYIPQRNFSMAVRCMKEAVSICEVGCKWRPLLDSLAAIFQYLKFNGDMEEAEDLIRLLSSKNIVSLDVHNKLMSWIKDVESNVPAIDVLGGDSHKQIGEISEPEEDGTRTTLTSSLEVLGCSRSSQLSQSQ, from the coding sequence ATGTCTGAGAAAGGATACTCTGAACCTGTAATAAGTTCATTTCTCAAGTTGGATGACATTGAACATGCGAAGAGTATCTTTGAGGAGTGGGAATCTAGAAACCGGTATTTCAGAAATTTCATTATTCCAAACATGATGATAGCAGCTTACAGCAGAAAGGGCAATATGGAAGAAGCTGAAGCCATTGTTAATAGGACAATCATGAAGGGAGGAAAGCCAAATTTATGGACTTGGTCAGGGCTCTTGCTTGGATATATTCCACAAAGAAATTTTTCGATGGCTGTTCGATGTATGAAAGAGGCAGTTTCTATCTGTGAAGTGGGGTGTAAGTGGAGGCCACTACTGGACTCCTTAGCTGCCATTTTTCAGTACTTGAAATTTAATGGAGATATGGAGGAGGCAGAGGATTTGATAAGGTTACTCAGCAGCAAGAATATTGTCTCCCTTGATGTTCATAACAAGCTGATGAGTTGGATTAAGGATGTGGAATCAAATGTGCCTGCAATTGATGTGCTGGGAGGCGATTCACATAAACAAATTGGTGAAATTTCAGAGCCAGAGGAAGATGGAACACGAACAACCCTGACTTCAAGCCTGGAGGTGTTGGGGTGTTCGAGGTCATCTCAATTGAGCCAGTCACAATAA
- the LOC112729384 gene encoding kiwellin-1: protein MKNNFGSKASFLLLCFLLITNYLYSSRAQQCRPSGRIEGKKPPPGQCNQENDSDCCKQGKMYTTYECSPQVTTHTKAYLTLNSFEKDGDGGGPSECDNQYHSDDTPVVALSTGWFNHKSRCHKKITIHGNGRSVEAMVVDECDSTMGCDADHDYQPPCPNNIVDASKAVWEALGVPKDNWGGLEITWSE, encoded by the coding sequence ATGAAGAATAACTTTGGTTCAAAGGCATCATTCTTACTACTATGTTTTCTTCTCATAACAAACTACTTGTATTCTTCTAGGGCACAACAATGTCGCCCTAGTGGCAGAATTGAAGGGAAAAAGCCCCCTCCAGGGCAATGCAACCAAGAAAACGATTCGGATTGTTGTAAACAAGGAAAGATGTACACAACATATGAATGTTCGCCACAGGTGACTACTCACACGAAGGCATATCTCACCCTTAATAGTTTCGAGAAGGACGGAGACGGTGGTGGCCCTTCAGAGTGCGACAACCAGTATCATTCAGATGACACGCCGGTTGTCGCACTCTCGACCGGATGGTTCAACCACAAGAGTAGGTGTCACAAGAAGATCACCATTCATGGGAATGGAAGAAGTGTTGAGGCAATGGTGGTCGATGAGTGTGACTCAACCATGGGTTGTGATGCTGACCATGATTACCAACCACCTTGCCCTAACAACATTGTTGATGCATCAAAGGCTGTGTGGGAAGCCTTAGGTGTCCCTAAGGATAATTGGGGTGGACTTGAAATTACATGGTCTGAATAA